The following proteins come from a genomic window of Paenibacillus sp. CAA11:
- a CDS encoding YbaB/EbfC family nucleoid-associated protein has product MNNMNQMMKQVKKMQEQMLKAQEELADKVVEGTSGGGVVTVQVNGHKKVLSITIKPEAVDPDDVEMLQDLVLTAVNDGLTKAEEIANQDMGKFTGGMKIPGLF; this is encoded by the coding sequence ATGAATAATATGAATCAGATGATGAAGCAGGTTAAGAAGATGCAGGAGCAAATGCTGAAGGCTCAAGAGGAGCTTGCAGACAAGGTCGTAGAGGGAACCTCTGGCGGCGGGGTAGTTACTGTTCAAGTCAACGGTCATAAGAAAGTGCTGTCCATTACAATCAAACCGGAAGCCGTTGATCCGGATGATGTAGAAATGCTGCAGGACTTGGTGCTTACAGCTGTTAATGACGGATTGACCAAAGCTGAAGAGATTGCTAACCAGGATATGGGCAAATTTACTGGCGGCATGAAGATTCCAGGCTTGTTCTAA
- the recR gene encoding recombination mediator RecR yields the protein MYYPEPIAKLIDAFTHLPGIGPKTAARLAFHVLRMKDDDVIDFAKALVSVKRNLHYCSVCCNITDTDPCRICQDKTRDASVICVVQESKDLVAMERTKEFDGYYHVLQGAISPMEGIGPDDIRLKELLTRLSDEKVKELILATNPNIEGEATAMYISRLVKPFELKVTRIAHGLPVGGDLEYADEVTLSKALEGRREL from the coding sequence TTGTATTATCCTGAACCGATAGCTAAGCTGATTGATGCGTTTACCCATTTACCGGGGATTGGCCCTAAGACGGCTGCACGGCTTGCATTTCATGTGTTAAGAATGAAAGATGACGACGTTATTGATTTTGCTAAGGCGCTTGTGAGCGTGAAGCGGAATTTGCACTACTGTTCTGTGTGCTGCAATATCACGGATACCGATCCGTGCCGGATTTGCCAGGATAAGACGCGAGATGCCTCTGTGATCTGTGTAGTTCAAGAATCTAAGGATTTGGTTGCTATGGAGCGCACTAAGGAGTTTGATGGTTATTATCATGTGCTCCAGGGGGCCATCTCACCCATGGAAGGGATTGGTCCTGACGATATCCGTCTTAAAGAGCTGCTGACCCGTCTAAGTGATGAGAAGGTGAAGGAGTTAATCCTGGCGACAAACCCTAACATTGAGGGGGAAGCGACGGCTATGTATATTTCTAGGCTGGTGAAGCCGTTTGAGCTCAAGGTGACTCGTATTGCTCACGGGCTGCCGGTCGGCGGAGATCTTGAATATGCAGACGAAGTAACCTTGTCTAAGGCCTTGGAAGGTCGGCGTGAATTATAG
- the dnaX gene encoding DNA polymerase III subunit gamma/tau yields the protein MEHVALYRAWRPQSFQDMVGQQHIIRTLQNAIREDRLSHAYLFSGPRGTGKTSAAKILAKAVNCERGPGPEPCNECESCRRITAGAVMDVLEIDAASNRGVEEIRDLREKVKYAPTEVRQKVYIIDEVHMLTTEAFNALLKTLEEPPPHVMFILATTEPHRLPATVISRCQRFDFRRVSLDEQSERLQQICTEEGITADAEAIQYIARLSDGGMRDALSILDQISSFTDGHVSYQQVLDMTGGIPSRQFAEIAGTLVRGDIGGMLQMIERLMQEGKSADKCMENLLYYFRDLLMIKMVPQADKLTERVLDPADFQEVAKTFTRGQLFRIIDTLNHYQTEMKYAVQPQMLFEVALLKLCSIAETPEAEEHLGAAPAPEAAVKSGSTDVDQLRKQLAELEKKLERAIQSGVSSGAGAEPERSRPRSPAPRISSAAKIPSGLDRYIAARSNPEFTAVLNKWNQVLQAVKEEKVTIHAWFVNGDPVSVLEDAVLVAFKNDIHRETTEKPANKQVIERVMQQQLGKPLRLVTMMLKDWNEAIEGAAKPDKEPFELELPESEGDQGKEPWVDEALQMFGDDLVVIKD from the coding sequence GTGGAACATGTTGCCTTGTACCGTGCTTGGCGGCCGCAGTCGTTTCAAGACATGGTGGGACAACAGCATATTATTCGTACACTACAGAATGCAATTCGCGAAGATCGGCTCTCCCATGCTTATCTGTTCAGCGGGCCCCGGGGGACGGGGAAGACCAGTGCGGCCAAGATCTTGGCCAAAGCAGTGAACTGTGAGCGCGGGCCAGGCCCTGAGCCTTGCAATGAATGCGAATCCTGCCGCCGTATTACGGCGGGAGCTGTAATGGATGTGCTAGAAATTGATGCTGCATCCAACCGGGGGGTTGAGGAAATCCGCGACCTCCGTGAGAAGGTGAAGTATGCTCCAACCGAAGTGCGGCAGAAGGTTTATATAATCGATGAAGTCCATATGCTTACAACTGAGGCGTTCAATGCTTTGCTAAAGACACTCGAAGAGCCGCCTCCTCATGTAATGTTCATATTGGCGACTACAGAGCCGCATCGCTTGCCGGCAACGGTGATTTCCAGGTGTCAGCGCTTCGACTTTCGGCGTGTATCGCTGGATGAGCAGTCCGAACGTCTGCAGCAAATTTGTACAGAAGAAGGAATCACAGCCGATGCGGAGGCGATCCAGTATATTGCCAGACTTTCCGATGGCGGGATGCGTGATGCACTCAGCATTCTGGATCAGATCTCCTCGTTTACAGACGGTCATGTCTCTTATCAGCAAGTGCTGGATATGACGGGAGGCATTCCTTCTAGGCAGTTTGCTGAGATTGCCGGGACTTTGGTTCGCGGGGACATCGGTGGTATGCTGCAAATGATCGAGCGCCTGATGCAGGAGGGCAAGAGCGCGGATAAGTGCATGGAGAACCTCCTCTATTACTTCCGCGACTTGCTCATGATTAAGATGGTGCCGCAGGCTGATAAGCTTACCGAACGGGTGCTTGATCCGGCAGACTTTCAAGAGGTAGCCAAGACTTTTACACGGGGACAGCTCTTTCGGATTATCGATACGCTTAACCATTATCAGACGGAGATGAAATATGCTGTTCAGCCACAGATGCTGTTTGAAGTTGCCTTGCTTAAGCTTTGCAGCATAGCGGAAACTCCTGAGGCAGAGGAACACTTAGGTGCTGCTCCTGCCCCGGAAGCGGCGGTGAAGAGTGGATCGACGGATGTAGACCAGCTTCGCAAGCAGCTTGCTGAGCTTGAGAAGAAGCTGGAACGCGCAATCCAGTCGGGGGTCTCATCCGGTGCTGGTGCCGAGCCCGAAAGGTCGCGTCCACGCAGCCCGGCTCCTCGAATTTCCTCCGCAGCGAAGATCCCATCAGGGCTCGATCGCTATATTGCGGCACGCAGTAACCCTGAATTCACGGCGGTGTTAAATAAGTGGAATCAGGTGCTTCAGGCCGTGAAGGAAGAGAAAGTCACTATTCACGCTTGGTTTGTAAATGGAGATCCAGTATCCGTGCTGGAGGATGCTGTGCTCGTTGCCTTCAAGAATGATATTCACCGGGAGACAACCGAGAAGCCGGCCAACAAGCAGGTGATTGAACGCGTCATGCAGCAGCAGCTGGGTAAGCCCTTGCGTTTAGTTACCATGATGTTGAAGGATTGGAATGAGGCTATTGAGGGCGCGGCTAAGCCGGACAAAGAGCCCTTTGAATTGGAACTTCCGGAGTCTGAGGGCGATCAGGGCAAAGAACCGTGGGTTGATGAGGCTCTTCAAATGTTTGGGGATGACCTTGTTGTTATAAAGGATTAA